One Erysipelothrix amsterdamensis DNA window includes the following coding sequences:
- the rplT gene encoding 50S ribosomal protein L20: MPRSTNSVASRARRKRTLKLAKGYYGSKHVLYRTANEQVMRSQRYAYRDRKQLKREMRKLWITRINAAARLNDMSYSQLMHGLRLANIEINRKMLSEIAIHDPKGFTTLVGKAQKALEK, encoded by the coding sequence ATGCCAAGATCAACAAATTCAGTAGCGTCACGTGCACGCCGTAAAAGAACATTAAAATTAGCGAAAGGTTACTATGGTTCAAAACATGTACTTTACCGTACAGCTAATGAACAAGTTATGCGTTCACAACGTTACGCTTACCGTGACCGTAAACAATTAAAACGCGAAATGCGTAAACTTTGGATCACACGTATTAACGCTGCTGCTCGTCTAAATGACATGAGCTACAGCCAATTAATGCATGGTCTACGTTTAGCAAACATCGAAATTAACCGTAAAATGTTATCAGAAATTGCTATCCATGATCCTAAAGGATTTACAACTTTAGTAGGAAAAGCTCAAAAAGCTTTAGAAAAATAA
- the aspS gene encoding aspartate--tRNA ligase — MERTHHNGMLRIEHVGEHVELVGWVAKRRNFGSINFIDLRDRSGLIQLVVNHDEYPIVQELKNEFVISVSGTVRERQDKNPKMATGDIEIEVSEVKIINKAAQTPMIIADETDALEETRLKYRYLDLRRPVMQNKLITRARIVTEMRRTLDEMGFIDVETPMLTKSTPEGAREYLVPSRVHEGEFYALAQSPQIFKQLLMIGGLERYYQVARCFRDEDLRADRQLDFTQVDIEASFLDQQQFMSLVEEVVDNVMVNVLSLEKPRIPQIRFEDALNVYGSDKPDMRFEMYLQDFNRIFMLSEFKVFSDTLKEGGVLKGLVLKGQAESMTRKVMDKYTDLVKKNGLKGLVVLKVEEEGFAGGAAKFIDEQERIQMIQEYDLEVGDVVFIGSGMWENTCTAVGALRLQLAKDYNLIPENTFAYCWVVDFPMFEMDEDVIIARHHPFTAPREEDEKLLDTDPLKVIAQAYDLVLNGFEIAGGSMRIYRQELQEQMFEIIGFTPEQIKKRFGFFVDAFKYGTPPHGGIAFGLDRFAMALTHSDTIRDVIAFPKNASARCPLTNAPSPAVDKQLEELHLEIVHKKKESE; from the coding sequence ATGGAAAGAACACATCATAATGGAATGTTAAGAATTGAGCATGTTGGAGAACATGTGGAACTGGTTGGTTGGGTTGCGAAGCGTCGTAACTTTGGTTCCATTAATTTTATTGATTTAAGAGACCGAAGTGGTTTGATTCAATTAGTGGTGAATCATGATGAATATCCAATTGTTCAAGAATTAAAAAATGAATTTGTTATTTCGGTAAGTGGTACCGTTCGTGAACGTCAGGATAAAAACCCTAAGATGGCTACTGGAGATATTGAAATCGAAGTAAGCGAAGTCAAAATCATTAACAAAGCAGCACAAACACCGATGATTATTGCGGATGAAACGGATGCATTGGAAGAGACACGTCTAAAGTATCGTTATCTTGATTTGCGTCGTCCGGTAATGCAAAATAAATTGATTACACGCGCACGTATCGTTACCGAGATGCGTCGTACCCTTGATGAAATGGGATTTATTGATGTTGAAACACCAATGCTTACAAAATCTACACCTGAAGGGGCTCGCGAATATCTTGTACCATCACGTGTCCATGAGGGAGAGTTTTATGCGCTTGCGCAATCACCACAAATTTTTAAGCAACTGCTTATGATTGGTGGTCTAGAACGTTACTATCAAGTGGCTCGTTGCTTCCGTGATGAGGATTTACGAGCTGACCGTCAGCTTGACTTTACTCAAGTCGACATTGAAGCATCCTTCTTGGATCAACAACAATTTATGAGTCTTGTGGAAGAAGTTGTCGATAATGTAATGGTCAATGTTTTAAGTCTTGAAAAACCTCGCATTCCTCAAATTCGTTTTGAAGATGCATTGAATGTTTATGGATCTGATAAACCGGATATGCGTTTTGAAATGTATTTACAAGATTTTAATCGAATTTTTATGCTAAGTGAATTTAAAGTGTTCAGTGATACCCTTAAAGAGGGTGGTGTCTTAAAAGGTCTTGTACTTAAAGGACAAGCAGAATCGATGACACGTAAAGTAATGGACAAATATACTGATCTTGTAAAGAAAAACGGATTAAAAGGTTTGGTAGTCTTGAAAGTTGAAGAAGAAGGTTTCGCCGGTGGCGCCGCGAAATTTATTGATGAACAAGAACGTATTCAAATGATTCAGGAATATGATCTAGAAGTTGGTGATGTTGTATTTATTGGTAGTGGTATGTGGGAGAACACCTGTACTGCTGTTGGTGCATTACGACTTCAACTTGCTAAGGATTACAATCTCATTCCTGAAAATACCTTTGCGTATTGCTGGGTTGTGGATTTCCCAATGTTTGAAATGGACGAAGATGTTATTATTGCACGTCACCATCCATTTACAGCACCACGCGAAGAGGATGAAAAACTTCTTGATACAGATCCACTCAAAGTCATTGCGCAAGCTTACGACCTTGTATTAAATGGATTTGAAATTGCTGGTGGTTCGATGCGTATTTACCGCCAAGAATTACAAGAACAAATGTTTGAAATTATTGGTTTCACACCGGAACAAATTAAAAAACGTTTTGGTTTCTTTGTGGATGCCTTTAAATACGGTACACCACCTCATGGTGGAATCGCATTTGGCTTGGATCGATTTGCAATGGCGTTAACGCACTCGGATACAATTCGTGATGTTATTGCGTTCCCTAAAAATGCATCAGCGCGTTGCCCATTAACAAACGCTCCTTCACCTGCAGTTGATAAACAACTTGAAGAATTGCATTTGGAAATCGTTCATAAGAAAAAAGAATCTGAATAA
- a CDS encoding Ig-like domain-containing protein has protein sequence MFKTFLATVLLLSGIGQNPQINKQPIADKIPPTSRRVAVTQDDAEVVKDPIKIKQAKYDLYENSSMQIDFTLEGLSKQATVSFKSENPDIVSVSEKGLITALAKGSSIITIVAVDGEEIYTKEISVKVNVLDGTINFKNEDVYINRGFEYELEYTLSNDAMKDKSIIWSSDNTAVADVVNGKVTAKSAGTTTITARIGTITSSVKVTVTIPLRDIEFNPSNLTIVLADEVEIPDLIFVPYDTTTSRNASYVSEDNGIVEVVEDRLIAKKIGKTKVTATIGEHHAELEVTVKSKQTESGADIIKLKVDKEEGDRLVLVTDNLSKSENQKYALTLPDEILTKFIEARDHSEVILVLDDVLLEKDMSNLESFIVSETVMSALTDKTLSIHLVDKRNVPLIIYNFQGSYPHDVDLRFKIIQITERSPLYEQLSGRAFELVFANQAQFGEGTTVELSAKLIESTFSQMHFIYERTNKNELEFTNQEVSVSNEDRLKFSVTNNDYVITFNKLAKTDDHFIIISLLIIVLTIVGGSGFFYFNKYKKKKKL, from the coding sequence ATGTTTAAAACATTTTTAGCTACAGTATTACTTCTCAGTGGTATTGGGCAAAATCCACAAATTAATAAGCAACCCATTGCGGATAAGATTCCTCCTACATCACGTCGTGTTGCGGTGACGCAAGATGATGCGGAAGTTGTAAAAGATCCTATAAAAATTAAACAGGCTAAATATGATCTGTATGAAAATTCAAGCATGCAGATTGATTTCACCTTAGAAGGTCTAAGTAAACAAGCGACGGTATCTTTCAAAAGCGAAAATCCAGATATTGTAAGTGTATCGGAAAAAGGTTTGATTACTGCACTTGCGAAGGGTTCATCCATCATTACGATTGTAGCGGTGGATGGGGAAGAAATCTATACGAAAGAAATCAGTGTTAAAGTAAATGTTCTTGATGGGACCATTAATTTTAAAAATGAAGATGTGTATATTAACCGCGGTTTTGAATATGAGTTGGAATATACCTTAAGTAATGATGCTATGAAAGATAAAAGCATTATTTGGTCTTCGGACAATACAGCGGTTGCGGATGTTGTGAATGGAAAAGTGACAGCAAAATCAGCTGGTACAACAACCATCACAGCGCGTATCGGGACAATTACATCAAGTGTAAAAGTTACTGTAACAATTCCCTTACGTGATATCGAGTTTAATCCGTCTAATCTGACGATCGTTTTGGCAGATGAAGTAGAAATTCCAGATCTTATTTTTGTGCCTTATGATACAACAACGTCCCGGAATGCGAGTTATGTTTCGGAAGATAATGGCATCGTTGAAGTTGTGGAAGATCGTCTAATTGCGAAAAAAATTGGGAAAACGAAAGTTACCGCAACGATTGGTGAACACCACGCTGAATTAGAAGTAACGGTTAAGTCCAAGCAAACGGAATCGGGCGCTGATATTATCAAATTAAAAGTTGATAAAGAAGAAGGGGATCGCCTTGTACTTGTAACAGATAACTTAAGTAAGTCTGAAAATCAAAAGTATGCCTTAACGTTACCGGATGAGATACTAACCAAGTTTATTGAAGCGCGTGATCATTCGGAAGTAATCCTGGTCCTCGATGATGTTTTACTCGAAAAAGATATGTCTAATTTGGAATCATTTATTGTTTCGGAAACCGTAATGAGTGCATTGACGGATAAAACCTTATCCATTCACTTAGTTGATAAACGAAATGTTCCACTCATTATCTACAATTTCCAAGGCTCATACCCGCATGATGTGGATTTACGATTTAAGATCATTCAGATTACGGAGCGTTCACCGTTGTATGAACAATTATCAGGACGTGCTTTTGAATTGGTGTTTGCGAATCAAGCTCAATTTGGCGAAGGCACAACCGTGGAATTATCTGCGAAATTAATTGAGTCAACGTTTTCGCAAATGCACTTTATTTATGAGCGGACCAATAAAAACGAATTAGAGTTTACCAATCAAGAAGTATCGGTATCCAATGAGGACCGACTCAAATTTTCAGTTACCAATAATGACTACGTGATTACGTTTAATAAACTGGCGAAGACAGATGATCATTTTATCATCATCTCTTTATTAATCATCGTATTGACAATTGTTGGAGGAAGCGGTTTTTTCTATTTTAATAAGTACAAGAAAAAGAAAAAACTATGA
- the hisS gene encoding histidine--tRNA ligase: MSENYRAPRGTQDVFGAEAKKWQYIERIAREMCDRYHITEMRTPVFEHTHVFARGNDGSDVVNKEMYTFEDRGNRSLTLKPEGTAGLVRSFVEHKLYATGGALQRYFYIAPNFRYERPQAGRLRIFHQFGVEFLGEANPYIDIESMLVGINILKEVGITQFKLVVNTLGDQESQDAYKKALRDHFAGHLDTMCADCQRRYEQNPLRMLDCKVDQEHEAMKTAPINHDYLNDASREYFEELKRTLDEQGIAYEIDSRLVRGLDYYHHTVYELISTDPKAASQSTIFAGGRYSKLVEYFGGPSVDAIGFAMGLERLLLYADLAGVEFDTEDRIDVFGMPLGHEANGSMFKMIETLREAGYDADMDYYNKSMKAQFKQVDRFNAKIAMICGSDEVAENVVTLKNIETQEQCRVAHDDVVEQVRKWIGAK; this comes from the coding sequence ATGTCAGAAAATTATCGCGCACCTCGCGGTACACAAGATGTTTTTGGAGCAGAGGCTAAAAAATGGCAATACATTGAGCGCATCGCTCGGGAGATGTGTGATCGATATCATATCACTGAAATGCGTACACCAGTTTTTGAACATACACATGTATTTGCGCGTGGAAATGATGGTAGTGATGTCGTCAATAAAGAAATGTATACGTTTGAAGATCGCGGAAATCGATCACTGACCCTTAAACCGGAGGGAACTGCAGGTTTAGTTCGTAGTTTTGTAGAACATAAACTTTACGCAACAGGAGGCGCTTTGCAACGTTACTTCTACATTGCACCAAACTTCCGCTATGAAAGACCTCAAGCAGGACGTTTACGTATTTTCCATCAATTTGGTGTTGAATTTCTTGGAGAAGCAAATCCGTATATCGATATCGAATCGATGTTGGTGGGTATTAACATTCTGAAAGAAGTTGGCATTACACAATTTAAATTAGTAGTTAATACTTTGGGTGATCAAGAATCTCAGGATGCTTATAAAAAGGCATTACGTGATCATTTTGCAGGTCACCTCGATACGATGTGTGCAGATTGTCAACGTCGTTATGAACAAAACCCTTTACGAATGTTGGATTGTAAAGTAGATCAAGAACATGAAGCGATGAAAACCGCTCCAATTAATCATGACTATTTAAACGATGCTTCACGAGAATACTTTGAAGAATTAAAACGAACGCTTGATGAACAAGGGATTGCTTATGAAATTGATTCACGATTGGTACGTGGTTTGGATTATTACCACCACACAGTCTATGAACTTATTTCTACAGATCCTAAAGCGGCATCTCAGTCAACAATTTTCGCAGGTGGACGATACAGTAAGCTTGTAGAATATTTTGGGGGGCCTTCAGTAGATGCAATTGGATTTGCGATGGGTCTTGAACGCCTTCTACTCTATGCAGATTTAGCGGGTGTCGAATTTGATACCGAAGATCGTATTGATGTATTTGGAATGCCTTTAGGACATGAAGCAAATGGCTCAATGTTTAAAATGATCGAAACCTTGCGTGAAGCAGGTTATGATGCTGATATGGATTACTACAACAAATCCATGAAAGCACAATTTAAGCAAGTTGATCGCTTTAATGCGAAGATTGCGATGATTTGTGGTAGTGATGAAGTTGCGGAAAATGTCGTAACTTTAAAAAATATTGAAACACAAGAACAATGTCGTGTGGCACACGACGATGTCGTGGAACAGGTTAGAAAGTGGATTGGAGCTAAATAA
- a CDS encoding MarR family winged helix-turn-helix transcriptional regulator has protein sequence MRDDAGKVINELLVDIFNQILILEERYHRVHGVRLSMTEIHALESIQKSKSKMMRDVAEALRITQGTLTTTINRLSQKGYVLREQDENDRRVYRLRLTDKGEAVMEIHNQFHEAMSERLLLHLQDKEELIDSIAEINEFFKELYEIN, from the coding sequence ATGAGAGATGATGCTGGTAAAGTAATTAATGAATTATTGGTTGATATTTTTAATCAAATTTTAATATTAGAAGAACGATATCATCGAGTTCATGGTGTTCGATTATCTATGACGGAAATTCACGCACTTGAAAGCATTCAAAAAAGCAAATCGAAAATGATGCGGGATGTTGCGGAGGCGCTTCGAATAACGCAAGGCACTTTAACAACAACGATCAATCGATTAAGTCAAAAAGGCTATGTTCTTCGTGAACAAGATGAGAACGACCGACGTGTTTATCGACTCCGTTTAACGGATAAAGGTGAAGCGGTTATGGAAATTCATAATCAATTTCATGAAGCCATGTCTGAACGATTGCTACTTCATCTACAAGATAAAGAAGAACTCATCGATTCCATTGCGGAAATTAATGAATTCTTCAAAGAATTATATGAAATTAATTAG
- a CDS encoding choline kinase family protein — protein MKIQKTIRHILNEDALQIKHIDTGLTNDNYYVKTEHYDVVLRMPKPENHGLFDYVHEGHVLNLLNDSNLEPHLWYFDPNTGIKCANYVEKAETFSIEYLDRAATLMRSFHSLKVKSGKVFSIKDNFEIYRSRIKKPCYDLDFVTEIMNEADAYTHENPILCHNDLVPGNFLFTDTQDYLIDFEYAMDNDPCSDVMSFITENDITDTEVRNQFYYAYFGSLPGPTIQHKLDVFEVAHNALWCAWGLMMLESHQQSIYQEIAALKYQRLCEAYSKTKPTKQ, from the coding sequence ATGAAAATTCAAAAAACCATTCGACACATTCTAAATGAAGATGCCCTTCAGATCAAACATATCGATACCGGACTGACTAATGATAACTACTATGTAAAGACGGAACATTACGATGTGGTTTTAAGAATGCCCAAACCTGAAAATCACGGATTGTTTGATTATGTCCATGAAGGTCATGTGCTTAATCTCTTGAATGATTCCAATCTTGAACCCCATCTTTGGTATTTTGATCCAAATACGGGCATAAAATGTGCGAACTATGTTGAAAAGGCTGAGACCTTCTCAATTGAATACCTTGACCGGGCTGCAACACTGATGCGTTCATTCCATAGTCTCAAAGTAAAATCGGGAAAGGTATTTAGTATAAAGGACAATTTTGAAATCTATCGCAGTCGAATCAAAAAACCTTGTTATGATTTGGATTTTGTTACGGAGATCATGAACGAAGCTGATGCCTATACTCACGAAAACCCAATCTTATGTCACAATGATTTGGTACCCGGTAATTTTCTGTTTACCGATACACAGGATTATCTCATTGATTTTGAATATGCTATGGATAACGATCCATGTTCTGATGTCATGTCTTTTATCACTGAAAATGATATCACAGACACCGAAGTGCGAAATCAGTTCTATTACGCGTACTTCGGATCATTACCGGGCCCAACAATCCAACATAAGCTTGATGTCTTTGAAGTGGCACACAACGCCTTATGGTGTGCTTGGGGACTTATGATGTTAGAATCACATCAACAATCCATCTACCAAGAAATTGCCGCTTTGAAATACCAAAGACTTTGCGAGGCCTATTCTAAAACAAAACCCACCAAACAATAA
- the infC gene encoding translation initiation factor IF-3: protein MRHIFYCLHHKEVNFISRRYGNEKPKGPEDLVNEAIRFKEVLVIGPKGEQLGILMRREALEKAYEHNLDLLCVAPNGNPPVCKIVDYGRYRFELQKKAKEAKKHQHVTQIKPLRLSPVIDQHDFDTKLRHARKWLEEGIKVKVDMRFRGRLITRLEVGRKTMDSFIEECSDLGSVEKRPKLEGNTMSVVISPNKKK from the coding sequence ATGAGACACATTTTTTATTGTTTACACCACAAGGAGGTGAATTTTATTAGTAGAAGATATGGAAATGAAAAGCCTAAAGGACCAGAGGATTTAGTGAACGAAGCAATTCGTTTTAAAGAAGTTCTTGTTATTGGACCTAAAGGTGAACAACTTGGAATCCTTATGCGTCGCGAAGCATTAGAAAAAGCCTATGAGCACAATCTTGATTTGCTTTGTGTTGCGCCTAATGGAAACCCACCAGTATGTAAAATCGTGGATTACGGTCGCTATCGTTTTGAATTACAAAAGAAAGCGAAAGAAGCGAAGAAACATCAACATGTTACCCAAATTAAACCTCTTCGATTATCACCAGTTATTGATCAACATGACTTTGATACAAAGTTACGTCATGCTCGTAAATGGTTAGAAGAAGGAATCAAAGTTAAAGTTGACATGAGATTTAGAGGACGTCTTATCACTCGTTTAGAGGTTGGACGAAAGACAATGGATAGTTTCATCGAGGAATGTTCAGATTTAGGATCCGTTGAAAAACGTCCTAAACTCGAAGGAAATACAATGTCTGTAGTAATATCTCCAAATAAAAAGAAATAG
- a CDS encoding adenine phosphoribosyltransferase, translating into MDLKNYIATIDDFPKEGIKFRDITPLMADGEAFAEATRLFEGFARKVGADVIVGPESRGFIFGCPVAYAMNIGFVPVRKPGKLPRETVSYKYDLEYGSNELHIHKDGVKPGQKVLIIDDLLATGGTVEASVALIEELGAEVVGCGFLIELEDLNGRDKLEGYEVFTIMQY; encoded by the coding sequence ATGGATTTAAAAAACTATATTGCAACAATTGATGATTTCCCTAAAGAAGGCATCAAGTTTCGAGATATCACCCCTTTAATGGCAGATGGCGAAGCGTTTGCGGAAGCAACACGACTTTTTGAAGGATTTGCCCGCAAGGTAGGTGCAGATGTTATTGTCGGACCTGAATCCCGAGGATTTATTTTCGGATGTCCAGTAGCTTATGCAATGAATATTGGCTTTGTTCCTGTTCGTAAACCGGGTAAACTACCACGTGAAACGGTAAGTTATAAATACGATCTTGAATATGGATCCAATGAACTTCATATCCATAAAGATGGTGTGAAACCTGGTCAAAAGGTTCTTATTATTGATGACCTCCTTGCAACAGGTGGAACCGTCGAAGCTTCAGTAGCACTTATTGAAGAATTAGGTGCTGAAGTTGTAGGATGTGGATTCCTTATCGAACTTGAAGATTTAAATGGCCGCGATAAACTTGAGGGCTATGAAGTCTTTACAATTATGCAATACTAA
- a CDS encoding RelA/SpoT family protein translates to MRQFQDISFDMILEETSKYITSPENIELITHAYEFAEAKHSGQYRKSGEPYIVHILHVGYILSNLGMSPTTISAGLLHDVIEDCDVSKEELAEEFNQEIATLVESVTKIGNIEFKDEKEYLAANHRKIFIAMAKDVRVIFIKLVDRLHNMRTLQYHNPEKQKKIAAETLDVYAPIAHRLGLGEIKNELEDLSFSYLHRDKYYEIARLVDDRKAERDAQVTRMIEDIAELLLENNIRFNIFGRSKHLYSIYKKMTTKHKRFDEILDLLAIRIITETELNCYEILGHIHANYRPIPGRLKDYIAMPKMNMYQSLHTTIVGDEGAIFEVQIRTKQMDEIAERGVAAHWRYKEGNTNQEANQKEIEDRLSWFRDINILTEGVDENAQDYMNVLQKDIFEANVYVMTPKGRVIGLPNGATPIDFAYRVHTEVGHQTVGAIVNGTLVPLNTPLKTGDVVQVKTSKQSTPSEDWLKVVQTTHARNKIRNFLLKQQMDNRKEVVDKGETMFKDECKRRGIDEKELKASKRFEHVYSQFSVNSFDDLMYAIASKSLSFPALFEKLDLNKNFNDENSKVEKVVARSATQQSKSTSKSGVSVSGIDSMMIGLSNCCNPVYGDEIVGYVTKGSGVKVHRKDCPNIAHETARLIEVQWEENHEQGEYEAVLQILSTDRNFLLTDIITIASQLKVRLNAVNSEINEDRIHATTTMRAVVRDADHLKTLIANLRKVDSVIRVDRITL, encoded by the coding sequence ATGAGACAATTTCAAGATATTAGTTTTGATATGATACTCGAAGAGACGTCAAAATATATTACATCACCTGAAAACATTGAATTAATTACGCATGCTTATGAGTTTGCGGAAGCAAAGCATTCAGGTCAATATCGTAAAAGTGGTGAACCCTATATTGTTCACATTTTACATGTGGGCTATATTCTCTCAAATTTAGGCATGTCTCCAACCACAATTTCTGCAGGGCTTTTACACGATGTTATTGAAGACTGTGATGTAAGTAAAGAAGAACTTGCGGAGGAGTTTAATCAAGAAATCGCAACGCTTGTGGAAAGTGTTACAAAAATCGGTAATATTGAATTTAAAGATGAAAAAGAGTACCTTGCAGCAAATCATCGTAAAATCTTTATTGCGATGGCCAAAGATGTTCGGGTTATTTTTATTAAATTGGTAGACCGTCTTCATAATATGCGAACCCTCCAATACCATAACCCTGAAAAGCAAAAAAAGATTGCTGCAGAGACCTTGGATGTCTATGCACCGATTGCCCATCGCTTGGGTCTTGGTGAAATTAAAAATGAATTAGAAGATTTAAGTTTTAGTTACCTTCACCGTGATAAATATTACGAAATTGCGCGTCTTGTGGATGATCGCAAAGCAGAACGCGATGCTCAAGTTACGCGGATGATTGAAGATATTGCTGAGTTACTACTCGAAAATAATATTCGCTTTAATATCTTCGGTCGATCCAAGCATCTTTACTCTATCTATAAAAAAATGACGACTAAACATAAGCGTTTTGATGAAATTTTAGATTTGCTTGCGATTCGTATTATTACGGAGACGGAATTAAATTGTTATGAAATCTTGGGACATATTCATGCGAATTATCGTCCGATTCCAGGACGGCTCAAAGATTACATTGCTATGCCTAAAATGAATATGTACCAATCCCTACATACCACAATCGTCGGTGATGAAGGTGCGATTTTTGAAGTTCAAATCCGTACTAAACAAATGGACGAAATCGCGGAGCGTGGGGTTGCAGCGCACTGGCGTTATAAAGAAGGCAATACCAACCAAGAAGCTAATCAAAAAGAAATTGAAGATCGCCTCTCATGGTTTAGAGATATCAACATTCTAACTGAGGGTGTTGATGAAAATGCTCAAGACTACATGAATGTCCTTCAAAAAGATATTTTTGAAGCAAATGTTTATGTCATGACACCGAAAGGTCGAGTTATCGGACTACCCAATGGTGCGACACCAATTGATTTTGCTTACCGTGTTCATACAGAGGTAGGTCATCAAACGGTTGGCGCGATCGTTAATGGAACTTTAGTACCCTTAAATACACCCTTAAAAACAGGAGATGTTGTTCAGGTTAAGACATCAAAGCAATCAACTCCAAGTGAAGACTGGCTTAAAGTTGTCCAAACAACGCATGCTCGAAACAAAATTCGTAATTTCCTTCTGAAACAACAAATGGATAACCGTAAAGAAGTTGTCGATAAAGGTGAAACGATGTTTAAAGATGAGTGTAAACGTCGTGGTATTGATGAAAAAGAATTAAAAGCGTCCAAACGCTTTGAACATGTATACAGTCAATTTTCGGTGAATTCATTTGATGATTTAATGTATGCAATTGCATCAAAATCGTTATCATTTCCAGCTCTTTTTGAAAAATTAGATCTTAATAAAAATTTTAATGATGAAAACAGTAAAGTTGAGAAAGTAGTGGCGCGAAGTGCGACCCAACAAAGTAAGTCAACAAGCAAGTCAGGTGTGAGCGTATCTGGAATTGATTCGATGATGATTGGCTTGAGTAATTGTTGTAATCCAGTTTATGGAGATGAAATTGTAGGTTATGTAACAAAGGGAAGTGGTGTTAAAGTCCACCGTAAGGACTGTCCAAACATCGCGCATGAAACCGCACGTCTAATTGAAGTTCAATGGGAAGAAAATCACGAGCAAGGAGAGTACGAAGCTGTGCTTCAAATTCTCTCAACCGATCGTAATTTCTTGCTTACGGATATCATTACCATCGCTTCTCAACTCAAAGTGCGCTTAAATGCCGTTAATTCAGAAATCAATGAAGACCGTATTCATGCTACAACGACGATGCGTGCAGTTGTTCGGGATGCAGATCACTTAAAAACATTGATTGCGAATTTACGAAAAGTTGATAGTGTCATTCGTGTTGATCGCATCACTTTGTAA
- the rpmI gene encoding 50S ribosomal protein L35, with protein MPKMKTKRTLAKRVKRTGSGQLKRQQAYVSHFARHKTNKQNRQLRKATLVSKSDYKRIKHLLQD; from the coding sequence ATGCCTAAAATGAAAACAAAACGTACTTTAGCAAAACGTGTTAAACGTACAGGATCAGGACAATTAAAAAGACAACAAGCTTATGTTTCTCACTTTGCTAGACATAAGACAAATAAACAAAATCGCCAACTACGTAAAGCTACATTAGTTTCTAAGAGCGATTACAAACGCATCAAGCATTTGTTACAAGATTAA
- the rdgB gene encoding RdgB/HAM1 family non-canonical purine NTP pyrophosphatase: protein MELLIASHNEGKIREFRELLEPLGYTVRSAKDYGISMDAVIEDQETFRGNARLKSKYLSEKTGLTVISDDSGLVIDALPDILGVKSARFMGEDTPYELKNNEILRRLDGVADRSARFHCAISMYGPKCDEIFEGVVEGVIGAVQEGGTGFGYDPIFYPEGSEQSFGTMSHDAKNEVSHRGRAVQLLLNYLRG from the coding sequence ATGGAACTATTAATTGCAAGCCATAACGAAGGAAAAATCCGTGAGTTTCGAGAACTTTTGGAACCTTTAGGCTATACTGTACGCAGCGCAAAGGATTATGGCATTTCAATGGATGCTGTCATTGAAGATCAAGAAACATTTCGCGGGAATGCACGCCTTAAATCAAAGTATTTATCTGAAAAAACAGGTTTAACAGTAATTTCAGATGATTCAGGTTTGGTCATCGATGCTTTACCCGATATACTTGGTGTGAAATCAGCGCGTTTCATGGGTGAAGATACACCATATGAATTAAAAAATAATGAAATATTAAGACGATTGGACGGGGTGGCAGATCGAAGTGCACGCTTCCATTGTGCCATTTCAATGTATGGCCCAAAGTGCGACGAAATTTTTGAGGGTGTAGTCGAGGGTGTAATTGGAGCGGTTCAAGAAGGTGGAACCGGTTTTGGGTATGATCCGATTTTCTATCCAGAAGGATCCGAACAATCTTTTGGTACAATGTCCCATGATGCGAAAAATGAAGTTTCTCATCGTGGTCGAGCGGTCCAACTTCTCTTGAATTATCTAAGGGGGTAA